A portion of the Lolium rigidum isolate FL_2022 chromosome 1, APGP_CSIRO_Lrig_0.1, whole genome shotgun sequence genome contains these proteins:
- the LOC124683120 gene encoding uncharacterized protein LOC124683120: MLRLRSCCILTRLLSSPATFPLHRLLSAAASPSPWFSVEQYLVDTCSLTRAQAAKASTKLSHLRPCLKSPTNPDAVLAFLAGLGLSTADVAALVAKDPRFLCARVETTLAPVVLGLTGIGLSNNDIARLLSLVPSSFRCRSVVSNLQHCLLLYGSYENLLRAFKFNNNLLTYSFETTIKPNIAILRDCGLGDCDIAKLSIAMPRMLTRTPERFRVFVACAQGLGVSPGSPMFRHALHALARLGEDKISTKLEHLKKTFRWSDAEVRIAVCKSISSRAPMLLTRSKDMLQSKSQFLISELGLEPAYIAHRPVIINLSLEGRLRPRYYVLKLLKEKRLLHHNLGYYTIVQATEKVLLDKYISPHSEAAPHLAQDYAAACRGEAPPRFIFA; the protein is encoded by the exons atGCTCCGCCTCCGCAGCTGCTGCATCCTCACTCGTCTCCTCTCTTCTCCCGCCACCTTCCCTCTCCACCGGCTGCTCTCAGCGGCTGCCTCCCCAAGCCCCTGGTTCTCCGTCGAGCAGTACCTCGTCGACACCTGCAGCCTCACCAGAGCGCAAGCCGCCAAGGCCTCCACCAAGCTCTCCCACCTCAGGCCTT GCCTCAAGTCCCCCACCAACCCCGACGCCGTCCTCGCCTTCCTCGCCGGTCTCGGCCTCTCcaccgccgacgtcgctgccctcgtcgccaAGGACCCGCGGTTTCTCTGCGCCCGTGTGGAGACAACCCTGGCCCCTGTCGTCCTTGGCCTCACCGGAATCGGCCTCTCAAATAATGACATTGCGCGCCTCCTATCGCTCGTTCCATCCAGCTTCCGCTGTAGATCCGTCGTCTCCAACCTACAACACTGCCTGCTGCTGTACGGCTCCTACGAGAACCTCCTCCGAGCCTTCAAATTCAACAATAATCTCCTCACATACAGCTTCGAGACGACCATAAAGCCCAACATCGCGATCCTGCGGGACTGTGGTCTAGGTGACTGTGATATTGCCAAGCTGAGCATAGCTATGCCGAGGATGCTCACCCGAACCCCGGAGCGCTTCAGGGTGTTCGTGGCTTGCGCCCAAGGATTAGGTGTGTCCCCTGGCTCTCCGATGTTCAGACACGCGCTGCACGCCCTCGCGCGCCTCGGCGAGGACAAGATCTCCACGAAGCTGGAGCACTTGAAGAAGACGTTCAGGTGGTCGGATGCTGAGGTGCGTATTGCtgtttgtaagagcatctccagtcgc gctccGATGCTGCTCACGAGGTCTAAGGACATGCTGCAGAGCAAATCACAGTTTCTTATCTCTGAGCTGGGGTTAGAACCGGCGTACATTGCTCACCGGCCCGTAATAATCAATCTTAGCCTGGAGGGCCGGCTCAGGCCCCGGTACTATGTCCTAAAGCTTCTAAAGGAAAAGAGATTGCTACATCACAATTTGGGGTACTATACAATTGTCCAGGCGACCGAGAAGGTACTCTTGGACAAGTACATATCCCCTCACAGTGAAGCCGCACCGCACCTCGCTCAAGACTATGCAGCCGCTTGCAGAGGAGAAGCGCCTCCTAGATTCATATTTGCTTGA